GTGGAAATGGGAAGATATTTCCCTGTTGCTGGAGTTGCTGTTGGTAAATCTTATATGTTTTTAGCACTGTTTATAGGTGCATTAATTGCAGCCTTTGATTTGGCACTTATTCTTGCAAGAGGTGATGAGTAATGAAAAAAATATTAGTACCGCTACTATTGTTGTCACTTTTAGCAGGATGTGGCAAAGAGAAATACCCAACTAACAAAGCAAAGCTTGAATTGGCATATAAAGGGATAGTACTTCATGATAAAAAAGCTATAGAAGAACTTAATAAGATTGATAAAGAGTACCAGAAAATCAGTGGGGATCTGATGAAAAAGGTCACTGAAAATCCAGATTATAAGCTGAGTAAGAAGGAGCTTTATCTCTTTAATTTTGATCAGATAATGTCTCTATGTGAATTTAATGCTATGGACTTTGAAAAGGGATATGGAAAACAGGCAACAGTACCACCTTTAAGTGAAGTAATAACTAAAGATGGAGATCCAGTCAGTTTTAACTTCAGATTAAGACGTAGTTATGGTGATAAATATATTGATGTTATCTCAGAAGACTTTAAAAAATTCACTGGAGTAGCTGTAAAGAGAAATGGAAATGGGGATATCTCTGAAGTAATGAGATTTAAAGATGGTGAAAAAGTAGAGGAGATTGAGTACAGAAAATATGACTGGGGTGGAGATTTGAAAACAATTATCTACTATAAAGATGACCAGCCATTTATGATAAAAGAGTATGAATATTATCCTCGTAAATTTAAAGAGGTGAATGTAGTATTAGAAAGATTTAAAGAAGGGCAACCTAAAAAAATCTACACAGCACCTAATAGTTATACTAAAGGAGAGATTTTAACTGTTAATAAATATGGAACAATTAAGAGTCGTGAAAAGTTAAAATAAAACCTGTTAGAACCTCAGTATTTAAGGGCTGAGGTTCTTTTTTTATACTCTAAAAAAATCAAAGTTATATAGATAAAATACTATAGATGTGATATACTTAAAAATAAGATGACCACATAGGGGGAGTATATGTTGAAGTATATAATTCTATTATTTATGCTGATATTTGGTTCAGCTTTTGCAGAAGTAACTTATGAAGATGTTAGCCGTGATCACTGGGCTTATTCATCTATACATTCTCTTGCAGAAAAGGGAATTTTAACAGATAACAGGTTTAAGTTTGATGGAAATCAGCCACTTTCAAGATATGATTTTGCATATACACTTGCCCGTGCTATGGATTACGTAGATCTTACTAAGGCGAATAAAGAGGATCTTAAAATTCTTGAATCATTGATGTTGGAATTTTCACAGGAACTTAATAAGATAGGTTTTGATGCAAGTACATTTAACAACAGATTGAATACAACTAATGAGACAATAGAGCTATTAAGAGCAAGAGTAACAGAGAATGAAAAGACAATAACTGAGCTAAAAAAGAGAGTGGAAGCTCTTGAAGATAAAAATTAATTTAAATAGGGAGGAATCATAATGAAAAAACTGTCATTTGATTATTCTAAAGCAATTGGGTATGTAAGAGAAGAAGAACTAGCTTTTATGAAGGATCAAGTATTAACTGCTGAAAAATTCTTAATTGAAAAGAACGGTGCAGGAAATGATTACTTAGGATGGATTGAACTTCCAACTAACTATGATAAAGAAGAATTCATAAGAATTAAAGCTGCAGCAGAAAAGATTAAAAGAGATTCAGATATTCTTTTAGTAGTAGGAATAGGAGGATCTTATTTAGGAGCTAGAGCTGCTATAGAATTTTTATCACACACTTTCTATAACAACCTACCAAAGGATAAGAGAAAAGGGGCTCAAATTTTCTATGTAGGAAATAATATTTCAGGATCATATTTAAAACACCTTTTAGATGTTCTTGATGGAAAAGATTACTCTATCAACATCATCTCTAAATCAGGAACTACAACAGAGCCTGCAATAGCATTTAGAGTACTTAGAAAACACTTAGAAGCAAAATACGGTAAAGAGGAAGCAAGAACAAGAATATTTGCAACTACTGACAAGGCAAAAGGAGCACTTAAAAAACTTGCTGATGAAGAAGGATACGAAACATTCGTTATACCTGATGATGTAGGAGGAAGATTCTCTGTTTTAACACCAGTTGGATTACTTCCAATAGCTTGTGCAGGAATAGATATAGATGAGCTTATGGCAGGGGCTAGAGAGGCTCAAAATGATTATATGGCACCATTTGAAGAAAATGACTGCTACAAATATGCTGCTATCAGAAACATTTTAAATAGAAAAGGTAAATCAATAGAGATGTTAATCAACTATGAACCAAGATTACACTATGTTGGAGAATGGTGGAAACAACTATTTGGAGAATCTGAAGGTAAAGATGGAAAAGGATTATTCCCAGCTGCTGCAGACTTCTCAACAGATTTACACTCAATGGGACAATATATTCAGGATGGAAGAAGAGAGCTATTTGAAACTGCTATTCTTATAGAAAAACCTGAAACAGATGTAATTATTGAAAGTGAAGATGTAGACTTAGATGGTCTTAACTATTTAGCAGGAAAAGGAATGGATTTTGTCAACAAAAAAGCTTCTGAAGGAACTCTTCTTGCTCACGTAGATGGTGGAGTACCAAATCTAGTAGTAAGAGTACCTGAAGTGACACCTTTCCACTTAGGATACCTGTTCTACTTCTTTGAAAAAGCATGTGGAATCAGTGGATATATGCTAGGTGTAAATCCATTTAACCAACCAGGTGTTGAATCATACAAAGCTAATATGTTTGCACTACTTGGTAAAAAAGGATATGAAAAACAGGCTGAAATTTTAAATAAAAGATTACAAAATAAATAAAATATATTGCAAAGTAAATAAATATGGTATAATATAAGTAGTGAATATTTGAGGTCAATCTCGTGATATTCTAAAATAATATTATAAGGTGAGGTATTATATGGGATTTTTTCAAGAATTTAAGAAATTCGCACTTCGTGGAAACGTGCTAGATATGGCAGTTGGAGTTATTATTGGGGGAGCATTTGGAAAGATAGTTACAAGTCTTGTTAACGACGTATTACTTCCAATAATAGGAATCGGTACAGGAAAAATCGATATTTCTAAACTTGCAGTTACAATAAAATCAGGAACAGATGGTGCAGAACCTGTAGTTGTAAAATACGGAATGTTCTTACAAAATATTGTGGATTTTGTAATTATATGTCTATGTATCTTTATAATGATTAAGGTTATGAACTCTTTAGTTAAGAAGGAAGAGGAAGCTAAACCAGCTCCAGCACCATCAAAAGAAGAGGTTTTATTAACTGAAATAAGAGATATCCTAAAAAACAAATAAGAACTACTTAAAATTAAGAGCTATACTCTCTTTATGTGTAATTCATAGAGCTGTATAGCTCTTTTTTTGTGGTATAAAAACTGTTGTTGATAAAAAATAACTAAAATAATAAAAATAATATTAAAAATATATATTATAATTAATAAAATAGTTGAAATATTTGCAAAATATAAAAAATAGTATATAATAAATATAGGTTGCAACCTATGTTGCATATATATATAAAATAAATGGAGGTAAAAGATGCTGTTACAATATGATATAGAAAATAATTTATCAATAAAAGAGCGTCAAAGGGTATCCTTTGTAGCAGATAAAAAGAAAGAAAATATAGAATGTACAATTGGAACAGCTGGATTTGAGGTTATTCCTGTTGTTGCTATTTATGGAAAAAATGCATCAGGAAAAACTAATGTGTTAAAGGGATTGAAGCATATTTTTGATATGGTGACTATGTCTCCAATTTTTGATCCTTTTGAAGGAATTCCTTTTTATCATCCTTTTAAATTTTCTAACAAAAAAAATGAGGATTCAAAATTTGAAATTACATTCACTATAAAAGAGAAGAGATATACCTATGGTTTTTCTCATAATAACAAGGAGATTACAGAGGAATATCTTTATGTATTTAATACACAAAAACCAACTAAGATTTTTGATAAAGAGGTTGGAGATGAAAGCTATACCTTTGGAACTAATTATGGAGAGCTTGAAGAATATGTAGAAAAGACTCATAATAATAAGTTACTTTTATCAACGATAGCTCATTGGGCTGCTAATCAATCTGAAATAACAGCTATATATGAATTCTTCAAAAATGGGATGCTTTACTATCAAAAAGATTGTGGAATTCCAGCTTTTGAATTTGAAAAAGCAACTAGTAAATTACTTATTGAAGATGAAAAAGCAAGAGAGTTTTTAAAATTGTTGATACAATATCTAGATATGGAAATAGTGGATATAGAGGTTAAAAATATTGAAGTTAATATTGAAAATGCACCAGAAGAAGTAAGGGATTTTATTAAATTTGTAAAAAAAGAGCAACCTAACTTGACAGCTACTGATGTAAAAACAGTTTATAATATTGCTGGAGAAAAATACTCTTTGGATTTAGATGCTGAATCTAATGGAATACAGAAGATTTATCAGATTTTTCCACTACTTTATCATGGATTAACAAGTAAGAAAATAATAGTTATTGATGAGATAGAAACAGGACTGCATCCACTTATCGTAAAAGCCATTATTAAATTGTTTCAAAATAGAGATATAAATAAATATAATTCTCAATTAGTATTTACAACTCATTTGCCAACAGTTTTAGATTTACAACTTTTAAGAAGAGATGAAATCTGGTTTGCTGAAAGAACATTAGAAAGAGGTTATTCAACTGAACTCTATTCTTTAGCAGATGTCACAGGAGTAAGAACTACTGATAATATTGAAAGAGAGTATCTTCAGGGAAAATACAACAGAATACCTTCAAAAAATACTTGGATTGATGTCCGTGGCTAGAAAACTTAGTTCTCCTGAAAGATTTCAAAATACTAAAAGTCAAAAAGATATAAGAGTAAATTATAAAACATGGCGAAATGATTTGAAAGAAAGCTTTGTAGAAAACTTGGATATAATAAAAAAACTACAAGATAGAAATATTCAAGATGTTATGGAGATATGTAGAATGCAAATTTCTCTTCTAATGAGTCTATATGATTATACAATTCATGAGATTGTAAGGTATAAAATGGTAGACATATATGAAGGTGTTGCTGAAAAGAGCAGGCAATATGATTTTTTTAAAGTTTCAATGCGTACATTACAGGAAGCTATAAATGAACCAGAAAAACCATTATCTTGGTTGCTTAGAGGAGTTTCTTTTCAAAATGATACAATAAGTTATATTAATCCTAAAAAGACTTTGGAAGCTTTAAGTTTTGTTACAGACAGGGATATGTTTGAAGAATACTGTAAGGATAGCGGAAAAGAATATAGTGAATTTTTTTCATATTTAGCTGGTCTTAATTCAAGACGAAATCAAATCGTACATAGTATGGATATAAAAAATAAGAGAACTTTAGAGCGAAATGATATTACCCAACAGGAAACAGAGGAGATATTAAGTACAGTTAGAGAGTTAGTTATCTATCTGATAGAAAAAATATAAGGGAGCAGTTGCATTACAAAATGCAACAGGCTCCCTTTTTATTTTACAGACACATCTCGTAGATTTTCTCTACATCTTCTGGAGTGAGATGTTTATATCCTCTTACAATAGTATCTCCCTTAGCAGTACAAGCTTTATCAGCCATTGCAGCAAAGTGAGTTCTATCTATTCCAACCTCTGTTAGAGTACTCTTTAATCCAAGTTCTTTAAATAGGAAGTGTTCAACAGCTTCAATTCCTTTTTTAGCAGCTGTCATGTTATCAAGTTTTGGATCTATATCAAATACTGCTACAGCAAAGTTTCTAAATCTTTCAGCAGTAGTTTCATCAAGTACATACTTCATCCAACGAGGAGTAAGTATAGCAAGTCCAAGACCATGAGTGATATCATAGTAAGCTGAAAGCTGATGTTCCATTGGGTGACAGCTCCAAGTGTTGTGTTCACATAGAGCTATAAAGTCGTTGATTGCCCAAGAAGAAGTCCACATAAGGTTAGCTCTTGCTTCTTCATTAGTAGGATCTTTCATAGCTATAGGAGCGTATTTTACAACAGTTTTCATAAGACCTTCCATAATCTTATCCAGCATAAACATACTTCCTTCTGCATTGAAATATGTTTCTATTATGTGAGAGAAGATATCTGCAGAACCACAGGCAGTCTGATAAGGTGATACAGTGTATGTATTTGCAGGATCTAAGAAAGAAACACTAGGTCTTAAGCATTTAGCAGCAGTTCCTATCTTGTCATTTGTTTCAAGATTAGTGATAACTCCACTGTCATCCATTTCAGATCCAGTAGCTGCAAGAGTAAGTATTGAAACTATTGGCAGACATCTTTCAATAGGTGCTTTTCTATCTACAAGGTCCCATGCATCTCCATCATAGTAAGCTCCAGCTCCTACAAATTTTGTACAGTCAATAACAGATCCACCACCAACAGCAAGTAATACATCTATCTTTTCATCTTTACATATTTGAGCACCACGATTTACAGTTGTAACACGTGGGTTTGGTTCTATTCCACTTAATTCAAAAAGTTCAAGTCCTGCATTTTTTATCTCTGCTACAACTTTATCGTAAAGTCCATTTCTTTTGATAGACCCTCCACCATAGCAAAGTAAAACACGTTTTCCGAATTTTTTAAGTTCTGGTCCTAATTTAGAAAGTTGATTTCCCCCAAAAAATACTTTAGTAGGAATATCATAAGTAAATCTATACATTTAATCCCCTCCTGAATAAATAATCCTTACTCTGATTATACCACATGATTTGAGATATTGAGGATAAAAAAAGGAGGAAAAAATCCTCCTCATTTTAACTTTTTTATTCTTCTTTTGAGTTGTGTTCAATGTAATATTCCAGTGCTACAAGAAGTTTTTTGTTTTTAGCTAAAGTCTTAATAGATCCTTCTCTTGATTTCATTTTCTTTTCAGTGTAAGTTAACCATTCGTCATAATCAGCAAATGTTACATCTTCTGGGAGAGGTTTAGAGGCTTCCTGAAGCTCCTTAATGTGGTCTAAAAGTGCTTTGTAGTTCTCAACCTGGTTCTTAAGTGAGTCTTCCCTTTTAATAGAGTTAGTGAGCTTTTGGATTTCCTTGTTTACAACTGTTTCAACTGACATATGCGTTACCTCCTTATTATTTTTCCAGGTGGCCTCCTGATACATATATCATATTCCTTTTGGGAAAAATATCCTAGAGAGTCAATATATACTGTTGGCAAGTAATGGAAAAAACTATAAAAATATAGGCTTGGGAGAGAGTAAAGTTGATAAAACAGATTTAAAAATCTTTAACATTATGATACAATAAAGAATAAGCAAAATTCAAAAATATGAAAATTAACAGAGAATTTTAAATATATTAACTAAGGAGAAATGAGATGGAAGAGGTAAAAATATCAACTGAGTTTATAAAGCTTGACCAGTTTTTAAAATGGACTGGAATATGTGATACAGGAGTAGATGCAAAGTACTTTATCACAGATGGAAATGTAAAAGTAAACGGAGAGGTTGAATTAAGAAGAGGGAAGAAACTTTACCCTGGTGACAAGGTGGAAGCTGGAGGTAAAGAATTTCTAGTTAAATAGTCTGTCATTATGTGAGTGGATAAAGGGGAATTGCAGATTTGGAGATTTTAGAGATAAATTATGTAAATTTTAGAAACTTAAATGATGGAAACACAAAGTTTTTCCCAAACCTCAATCTTTTTTGGGGTAAAAACGGGCAGGGAAAGACAAGTCTTTTAGAAGCAGTATACTTTGGAGCTACAGGACAGAGTTTTAGAACAAGTAAAGCAGCTGAAATGATAAAGTATGGTACCTCTAAGACTGGAGTTTATGTAGTTTATGAAGACATGATAGGTAGAAAAACCTTGACTGTGAAATTTGTAAATGGAAAAAAAGAGTACTGCTATAATGATAAAAAAGTTGCATATGATGAGTTTTATGGGAAATTGAATGTTGTGACATATATTCCAGAGGATATTGTATTGATAACAGGTTCTCCATCAGTGAGGAGAACTTTTTTTGACGGAGAGATTGCCCAGACAAGTCCTGAATATTTTGCAGATTTAAGAGCATATAATAAGATACTTAAGATAAGAAATAAGTATCTTAAGGAGCAGAATACTAAAAACCAGGAATTTGCCATATATGAAGAGCAGTTTATACACTATGGAGCCAAGGTCATTGCAGCACGTCTTGAATATGTGAGCAAAATATCCATAATTTTAAATCTCAATTATCGTAAGCTTTTCGATGATAAAAAAGAACTTAATCTTACCTATTATTCTGAATTAGGAGAGCTTAAAAAGCAGAGTGTAGAGGAGATTGAAGAACTTTTAAGAGAGCGGATAAAGAAGAGATTTTTTATGGAGAAAAGGTATGGATTTTCACTGTGCGGACCACAGAAGGATGATTTTCTATTTGTCCTAAATGGTCATGAGGCAAAATCAACAGCCTCACAGGGTGAGAAAAAATCTATAGTATTTTCACTTAAGCTTTCAGAGATAGATATGGTTATAAGGGCTAAAAGAGAGAATCCAGTCCTTGTAATTGATGATATCTCATCATATTTTGATACAAATAGGAAAAACAGTGTTTTGAACTATTTGGAAAAACGTAATATTCAGGTTTTGTTAAGTTCAACAGGGGGTCTGGGAATAGACTCTAAAAATTTCTATGTGGAAAGTGGTGAGATAGAATATGGAAAACAACTTGACTAGTGTAAAAGATGCAGTTGTAAATGGAATAAATAAGAGCAGAAGGTTGAAAGAGGGAGTGCTAAAAGCTGAATGGACTAAGATAGTAGGTAAGTTTGCAGCAAAATCTCAGCCTGAATTTATAAAGGATGGAGTATTAAACCTTATAGTTGAGGGGCCTATATTTGCTCAACATTTTAATATGAAAAAAAATCAGATAATTGAAACTATAAATAACTATTTCAATGCAGAAGTAGTAAAAGACCTGGTTATAAGAACTGGACAGCTCAATGAAAACAGATATGAGTATCTGGATACAGAGGATAAAAGTGGTGCAAGAAATGCCGTTCCTAGAAAAGATGAAGAGCTGAAAGCAGACAGTAAAAAGGAAAAACCAGTAAAGGCAGAAACAGCTTTAAAAAATGAAGATAAAAAGAGTAAGGAAGATTCTCAGGAGATCTCATTTGAAGAGGGGCATAGACTAGTTGAAAATGAGGATATGTCTGAAGCAGGGATTTTAAAGAAGATAGATTACTTAAGAAGACTTGCAATAGATAGAGAGAAGTATCTCCTGTCTCATGGATATAAAAAGTGCAAATGCTGCGGAATGATATTTGAAAGTGAAGATGGAGAGGAATTCTGCAAAGTGTGTATTGAAGAGAAAAAAGATAGAGAATATAGAAGAAGAGGTATGGAGTGATGTACCTTTATCTTGAAGGGGACAAGTTAATCCCCAATGAAAAAGTAGTCCTTATTATTGATTATGAGCAGATAACTGGGAAGTCAAATCAGGAATTTTGGGAAAAAGAGATTGGGAAAAAAGAGGTCATAGACCTCTCTCAAAAAGGTAGGAAAAGTGTTGTGATTACAGATGAGGAGATATATATTACCTCCTATGGAACCCAGACACTTATGAACAGAGGAAAAGAATTTTTTAGCATAGTTGGAGGTATAAAGAGTGAGTAATAATTATCAAGCAGAAGATATTACGGTATTGGAAGGATTGGAAGCAGTAAGAAAAAGACCGGGAATGTATATAGGTACTACATCTGAAAGAGGTCTACACCACCTTGTGTGGGAGGTAGTTGACAACTCTGTTGACGAAGCTCTTGCAGGTTTTTGTACCCACATTGAAGTAAATATACTTCCAGACAACGTTATAGAGGTAGTGGATAACGGAAGAGGAATTCCTATTGATATCCACCCTAAATATAAAAAATCAGCCCTGGAAATAGTACTTACAGTACTTCACGCAGGAGGTAAATTTGAAAATAACAACTATAAGGTGTCTGGAGGACTTCACGGAGTTGGTATTTCAGTAGTTAACGCACTGTCACTTTGGACAGAGGTAGAAGTAAGAAAAAATGGTAAAGTATGGTACCAAAAATATAACAGAGGTATACCTGAAGAACCTGTAAAAGAGATAGGTGAAACAGATGACCATGGTACTACAGTAAGATTTAAAGCTGACCATGAGATATTTGAAACACTTGTATTTGACTACAATACTTTAAAAAACAGATTAAAAGAGCTTGCTTATTTAAATAAAGGTCTTGTTATAACAATAACAGATTCAAGAAAAGAGCCATTTAAGAAAGAGGTATTTGAGTTTGAAGGAGGAATATCAGACTTCTTAAAAGAGATAACTCAGGATACTGAAAAACTTATAAAAGAACCTGTTCACATAGTTGGAGAGGTAGATAATGTAGCTGTTGAAGTGGCATTTACATACACTGTAAATCAATCTGAGATAGTGTACTCATTTGTAAATAATATCAATACCCATGAAGGTGGTACTCACGTACAAGGATTTAGAACAGCTCTGACAAGAACTATAAACGATGTAGGAAAGAGCCAGGGAATCCTAAAAGAAAAAGATAAAAACCTTCAAGGAAACGATATCAGAGAGGGAATAATAGCAATAGTTTCAGTAAAAGTTGCTCAACCTCAATTTGAAGGACAGACAAAAACAAAACTTGGTAACTCTGAGGTAACAGGAATAGTATCAACAGTAGTAGGAAACTCACTAAAAATGGTACTTGAAGACAACCCATCAGATACTAAGATAATAATAGAAAAGATATTAAACTCAAGAAAAGCAAGAGAAGCTGCTCAAAGAGCAAGAGAACTTGTACTTAGAAAATCAGCTTTAGAAGTAGGATCACTACCTGGTAAACTTGCTGACTGTTCATCTAAAAATCCTGATGAATGCGAAATCTATATAGTTGAGGGAGACTCAGCAGGAGGATCAGCAAAACAGGGAAGAGACAGATATCACCAGGCAATATTACCACTTAGAGGTAAAATATTAAACGTAGAAAAAGCAGGACTTCACAGAGCTTTGGAGAATAATGAAGTAAGAGCAATGATAACAGCTTTTGGTGCAGGAATTGGAGATAACTTTGATATTTCTAAATTGAGATATGGAAAGATAATTCTTATGACAGACGCTGACGTTGACGGAGCTCACATAAGAACTCTTCTTTTAACATTCATATACAGATATATGGTGGAACTAATCTACAACGGAAACGTATATATTGCACAACCACCACTATATAAGATCTCTTATGGTAAACAGATAAAATATGCATATTCAGATAGAGAACTTGCAGAGGTAACTGAGGAATTTGAAGGGGATAATAAAAGATATACTCTTCAAAGATATAAAGGTCTAGGAGAGATGAACCCAGAACAACTTTGGGAGACAACAATGGACCCTGAAAATAGAACACTATTAAGAGTATCAATAGATGATGCAAGAGCTGCAGATATGCTATTTGATAAACTTATGGGAGACAAGGTAGAACCTAGAAGAGAGTTTATTGAAGAAAACGCTGAGTATGTAAAAAATCTGGATATCTAATTCAGATATGCCTTTCAGGTGGCATGTTACCTGTAAAAGAATAGAAGAGGAGGGATACTGCTAAGGCAGTTAGAGAATATGTCAAATATAAATAACAGATACATAGAAGATGAAATGAAAGAATCATATCTTGATTATTCCATGAGTGTTATTGTAAGTAGAGCACTTCCAGATGTAAGAGATGGAATGAAGCCAGTACATAGAAGAATACTTTTTGCAATGAATGAACTTGGTATGACTTTTGATAAACCATATAAAAAATCCGCAAGAATCGTCGGGGAAGTACTAGGTAAGTACCACCCACATGGTGACTCTGCTGTATATGGAACAATGGTAAGAATGGCACAGGATTTCAACTACAGATATCCACTTGTTTCAGGACATGGTAACTTCGGTTCAATTGACGGGGACTCTGCAGCGGCAATGAGATATACTGAGGCAAGAATGGCCAAGATCTCAAATGAACTTATGGAAGATATTGATAAAAATACAATAGATTTCAGAAAGAACTTTGACGACTCATTGGATGAGCCTACTGTATTACCTGCAAAACTTCCAAACCTATTAATAAATGGGGCAACAGGAATAGCAGTTGGAATGGCAACAAATATTCCACCTCACAACTTAGGAGAGGTAGTAGATGGAACTCTGGCACTAATAGATAACCCAGAACTTACACCACTTGACCTTATGGAGTATATAAAGGGGCCAGATTTCCCTACAGGTGGTATAATAGATGGTAAGAAGGGTATAAAAGATGCTTACCTTACAGGAAGAGGAAAGGTAAGAGTAAGAGGTAGAATAGAGATAGAGGAGTTGAAAAACGGTAAGATAAATATTATAATAAGAGAAATACCTTACCAGTTAAATAAATCAACTCTTATTGAAAGAATAGCAAACTTAGTTAAGGAGAAAAAGGTATCTGGAATATCAGATTTAAGAGATGAATCAGATAGAGATGGTATAAGAGTAGTAATTGAACTTAAAAAAGGTGAGGAACCAGAACTAATCCTTAACAAACTATATAAATATACAGAACTTAGAAGTACTTTTGGTATCATAATGCTTGCACTTGTTAACAACACACCAAAGGTATTAAACTTAAAAGAGATAATTCAAGAGTATATAAAACATAGATTTGAA
The nucleotide sequence above comes from Fusobacterium sp. DD2. Encoded proteins:
- the yaaA gene encoding S4 domain-containing protein YaaA, yielding MEEVKISTEFIKLDQFLKWTGICDTGVDAKYFITDGNVKVNGEVELRRGKKLYPGDKVEAGGKEFLVK
- the recF gene encoding DNA replication and repair protein RecF (All proteins in this family for which functions are known are DNA-binding proteins that assist the filamentation of RecA onto DNA for the initiation of recombination or recombinational repair.); this encodes MEILEINYVNFRNLNDGNTKFFPNLNLFWGKNGQGKTSLLEAVYFGATGQSFRTSKAAEMIKYGTSKTGVYVVYEDMIGRKTLTVKFVNGKKEYCYNDKKVAYDEFYGKLNVVTYIPEDIVLITGSPSVRRTFFDGEIAQTSPEYFADLRAYNKILKIRNKYLKEQNTKNQEFAIYEEQFIHYGAKVIAARLEYVSKISIILNLNYRKLFDDKKELNLTYYSELGELKKQSVEEIEELLRERIKKRFFMEKRYGFSLCGPQKDDFLFVLNGHEAKSTASQGEKKSIVFSLKLSEIDMVIRAKRENPVLVIDDISSYFDTNRKNSVLNYLEKRNIQVLLSSTGGLGIDSKNFYVESGEIEYGKQLD
- a CDS encoding DUF721 domain-containing protein, encoding MENNLTSVKDAVVNGINKSRRLKEGVLKAEWTKIVGKFAAKSQPEFIKDGVLNLIVEGPIFAQHFNMKKNQIIETINNYFNAEVVKDLVIRTGQLNENRYEYLDTEDKSGARNAVPRKDEELKADSKKEKPVKAETALKNEDKKSKEDSQEISFEEGHRLVENEDMSEAGILKKIDYLRRLAIDREKYLLSHGYKKCKCCGMIFESEDGEEFCKVCIEEKKDREYRRRGME
- a CDS encoding iron-containing alcohol dehydrogenase, with amino-acid sequence MYRFTYDIPTKVFFGGNQLSKLGPELKKFGKRVLLCYGGGSIKRNGLYDKVVAEIKNAGLELFELSGIEPNPRVTTVNRGAQICKDEKIDVLLAVGGGSVIDCTKFVGAGAYYDGDAWDLVDRKAPIERCLPIVSILTLAATGSEMDDSGVITNLETNDKIGTAAKCLRPSVSFLDPANTYTVSPYQTACGSADIFSHIIETYFNAEGSMFMLDKIMEGLMKTVVKYAPIAMKDPTNEEARANLMWTSSWAINDFIALCEHNTWSCHPMEHQLSAYYDITHGLGLAILTPRWMKYVLDETTAERFRNFAVAVFDIDPKLDNMTAAKKGIEAVEHFLFKELGLKSTLTEVGIDRTHFAAMADKACTAKGDTIVRGYKHLTPEDVEKIYEMCL
- a CDS encoding HEPN domain-containing protein, with the protein product MARKLSSPERFQNTKSQKDIRVNYKTWRNDLKESFVENLDIIKKLQDRNIQDVMEICRMQISLLMSLYDYTIHEIVRYKMVDIYEGVAEKSRQYDFFKVSMRTLQEAINEPEKPLSWLLRGVSFQNDTISYINPKKTLEALSFVTDRDMFEEYCKDSGKEYSEFFSYLAGLNSRRNQIVHSMDIKNKRTLERNDITQQETEEILSTVRELVIYLIEKI
- a CDS encoding S-layer homology domain-containing protein, translated to MLKYIILLFMLIFGSAFAEVTYEDVSRDHWAYSSIHSLAEKGILTDNRFKFDGNQPLSRYDFAYTLARAMDYVDLTKANKEDLKILESLMLEFSQELNKIGFDASTFNNRLNTTNETIELLRARVTENEKTITELKKRVEALEDKN
- the mscL gene encoding large-conductance mechanosensitive channel protein MscL, producing the protein MGFFQEFKKFALRGNVLDMAVGVIIGGAFGKIVTSLVNDVLLPIIGIGTGKIDISKLAVTIKSGTDGAEPVVVKYGMFLQNIVDFVIICLCIFIMIKVMNSLVKKEEEAKPAPAPSKEEVLLTEIRDILKNK
- a CDS encoding ATP-binding protein, with product MLLQYDIENNLSIKERQRVSFVADKKKENIECTIGTAGFEVIPVVAIYGKNASGKTNVLKGLKHIFDMVTMSPIFDPFEGIPFYHPFKFSNKKNEDSKFEITFTIKEKRYTYGFSHNNKEITEEYLYVFNTQKPTKIFDKEVGDESYTFGTNYGELEEYVEKTHNNKLLLSTIAHWAANQSEITAIYEFFKNGMLYYQKDCGIPAFEFEKATSKLLIEDEKAREFLKLLIQYLDMEIVDIEVKNIEVNIENAPEEVRDFIKFVKKEQPNLTATDVKTVYNIAGEKYSLDLDAESNGIQKIYQIFPLLYHGLTSKKIIVIDEIETGLHPLIVKAIIKLFQNRDINKYNSQLVFTTHLPTVLDLQLLRRDEIWFAERTLERGYSTELYSLADVTGVRTTDNIEREYLQGKYNRIPSKNTWIDVRG
- a CDS encoding glucose-6-phosphate isomerase; translation: MKKLSFDYSKAIGYVREEELAFMKDQVLTAEKFLIEKNGAGNDYLGWIELPTNYDKEEFIRIKAAAEKIKRDSDILLVVGIGGSYLGARAAIEFLSHTFYNNLPKDKRKGAQIFYVGNNISGSYLKHLLDVLDGKDYSINIISKSGTTTEPAIAFRVLRKHLEAKYGKEEARTRIFATTDKAKGALKKLADEEGYETFVIPDDVGGRFSVLTPVGLLPIACAGIDIDELMAGAREAQNDYMAPFEENDCYKYAAIRNILNRKGKSIEMLINYEPRLHYVGEWWKQLFGESEGKDGKGLFPAAADFSTDLHSMGQYIQDGRRELFETAILIEKPETDVIIESEDVDLDGLNYLAGKGMDFVNKKASEGTLLAHVDGGVPNLVVRVPEVTPFHLGYLFYFFEKACGISGYMLGVNPFNQPGVESYKANMFALLGKKGYEKQAEILNKRLQNK
- a CDS encoding extracellular matrix regulator RemB; amino-acid sequence: MYLYLEGDKLIPNEKVVLIIDYEQITGKSNQEFWEKEIGKKEVIDLSQKGRKSVVITDEEIYITSYGTQTLMNRGKEFFSIVGGIKSE